A region from the Lolium perenne isolate Kyuss_39 chromosome 4, Kyuss_2.0, whole genome shotgun sequence genome encodes:
- the LOC127291762 gene encoding chemocyanin — MAQGRGSASGGAAVVVGVLLLCVLLHAEVVESAVFNVGDRGGWSFNTNSWPTGKRFKAGDVLVFKYDATAHDVVAVSAAGYKACAKPARGAKVYKSGADRVTLARGTNYFICSVPGHCQSGMKIAVNAA, encoded by the exons ATGGCGCAGGGAAGAGGCAGTGCTAGCGGAGGTGCCGCCGTGGTCGTTGGCGTGCTGCTCCTCTGCGTGCTCCTCCACGCCGAGGTGGTGGAGTCGGCGGTGTTCAACGTTGGTGACCGCGGCGGCTGGTCCTTCAACACCAACTCCTGGCCTACTGGCAAGCGCTTCAAGGCCGGCGACGTCCTAG TGTTCAAGTACGACGCGACGGCGCACGACGTGGTGGCGGTGAGCGCGGCCGGGTACAAGGCCTGCGCCAAGCCGGCGAGGGGCGCCAAGGTGTACAAGTCCGGCGCCGACCGCGTCACGCTGGCCCGCGGCACCAACTACTTTATCTGCAGTGTCCCCGGCCACTGCCAGTCCGGCATGAAGATCGCCGTCAACGCCGCATGA